The Nitrosomonas communis genome has a segment encoding these proteins:
- the ybeY gene encoding rRNA maturation RNase YbeY, protein MKNVSKVPEPSSATNHKKFKLVLQYAAEFPGTPRRLQFRKWVNAALMQSAEIVLRIVNEEEGRELNRHFRGKDKATNVLTFVYDELQSLSGDIVLCAPVIINEAQQQKKILAAHYAHLTVHGVLHLQGYDHEHEADAAIMEQLETEIVTQLGYADPYYEQ, encoded by the coding sequence ATGAAAAACGTCAGTAAGGTTCCCGAACCTTCCTCTGCCACAAATCATAAAAAGTTTAAATTAGTGCTGCAATATGCTGCTGAATTTCCCGGAACACCCAGACGGTTGCAGTTTCGTAAATGGGTGAATGCGGCATTGATGCAGAGTGCGGAGATCGTCTTGCGCATTGTTAACGAAGAAGAAGGCAGAGAGCTCAACCGCCATTTTCGTGGTAAAGACAAAGCCACCAATGTCCTGACGTTTGTCTACGATGAACTGCAATCCTTATCAGGCGATATCGTGCTCTGTGCGCCGGTCATCATCAATGAAGCACAACAACAAAAAAAAATTTTGGCTGCACATTATGCTCATCTGACCGTACATGGGGTATTGCACTTGCAGGGTTATGATCACGAGCATGAAGCAGATGCGGCGATCATGGAGCAACTTGAAACAGAAATTGTCACCCAATTAGGTTATGCCGATCCTTATTATGAACAATAA
- a CDS encoding HlyC/CorC family transporter, producing the protein MNNSSHKVSWFEHLGSLLFRQPEDREQLVALLHSAYERNLLDSDALAMIEGVLHVSEMQVRDIMVPRSQMDTIDISEKPDEFIPYVIEKGHSRFPVTDGNKDHVIGILLAKDLLRYYAGEEAFDVRDMLRPAVFIPESKRLNILLKDFRRSRNHIAIVVDEYGGVAGLVTIEDVLEQIVGEIEDEYDFDEEEANIVADASGYYRVKAITEVASFNEVLAAAFSDEDFDTIGGLVTSKFGRLPKNGESIVIDNFRFTVLRADSRRLHLLKVEKVEPSA; encoded by the coding sequence ATGAATAATTCCTCCCATAAAGTCAGTTGGTTTGAACATCTTGGTTCACTCCTTTTCCGCCAACCCGAAGATCGTGAGCAGCTGGTGGCTTTGCTGCACTCTGCGTATGAACGTAATTTGCTCGATTCCGATGCGCTGGCCATGATTGAAGGGGTGTTGCATGTATCCGAAATGCAGGTGCGTGATATTATGGTGCCGCGTTCACAAATGGATACTATTGATATCAGTGAAAAACCGGATGAATTCATTCCGTATGTTATTGAAAAGGGACATTCGCGTTTTCCTGTTACGGATGGCAATAAAGATCATGTGATTGGCATTTTGTTGGCAAAAGATTTGCTGCGCTATTACGCAGGAGAAGAAGCGTTTGATGTACGTGATATGCTCCGTCCAGCCGTGTTTATTCCTGAGTCCAAGCGTCTTAATATCTTACTCAAGGACTTCCGCCGTAGTCGCAATCATATCGCCATCGTGGTAGATGAATATGGCGGTGTAGCTGGTTTGGTCACCATCGAGGACGTACTGGAGCAGATTGTGGGGGAAATTGAAGATGAGTATGACTTTGATGAAGAGGAAGCGAACATCGTAGCGGATGCCAGCGGTTATTATCGCGTTAAAGCGATCACGGAAGTCGCCAGTTTTAATGAGGTACTAGCAGCCGCCTTCAGTGACGAGGATTTTGATACGATTGGCGGGCTCGTTACCAGCAAATTTGGCCGGCTACCCAAGAATGGCGAATCCATTGTGATCGATAATTTCAGATTTACCGTGTTACGAGCCGACAGCCGCCGCTTGCATCTCCTAAAAGTAGAAAAAGTGGAGCCAAGCGCTTAA